GCCGTGGCGTAGGGCGCCTGGGTGGCGCCCACCATATGCATCACGCCCCTGCTCTCTTCATACCAGGCCAGACCGTTTTCGGGCTCCAGAGCGGCGGGCTCCATGGACTGGCTGTGGTAGTCGCGGGAAAAGACCTGGGTGCCCTCGGGCGGCTGCTTGAGCAACTGCTGGATCTGGGCCGAATACTGCATGGCCTTGCCATGCTTGGGATCGTCCGCGCCAGGCCATTGCACCTCGGGGCCGGTCAGCTGCGGGCGCACGATACCGTTGTACAGAGGCGCGTACAGATCGGGCTCGTCGTGCTTTTCGGCTCCCATGCGCACATAGCGCGCGGCCACATAGGGCTTGCGCTTGGGTGGTGTGGCGGCTGCGCCCCACTGGAAGATTCCGTCATTGAAACGCAGCAGGCGCACGGCTTCGCGGTAGCGCTCGTAGTCATGCCAGATCCCCATGGCCACGGGCTGGCCCAGCATGGGCGAGACCTGGCCCTTGGGCAAGAAGTAGCTGCCGTAAAAACCCGGCTCGGGCATGTGCACGCCATCGGCCTCGGCGCGCTCGGCGTCCACCAGCACATCGGGGGCAAAGTCCTTGCCCAGCACGGACAGATCCAGACCTTCGTAGATGCGGTCGGCACGCGGAACCATGATCAAAAGCGCATAGGACTGCTTGTCGGGCCAGCCCGCCATGTCGCGCGCGCGCAGGTCGATGGCAAACAGCTTCTGGCCCGTGACCTTGGCCATGCCGTCGCGGCGGTAGCGCAGCCGGCCGCCGTCCATCCAGGCAGCGTCCTGAGCGCTTGCCGGCTCGACCATCTGCGCCAGCGCCTGCTCCAGCGGGCGCACTGCGGCAAGCACTCCCAGGGCGGCTGCGGCCTTCAAAAAGCTGCGCCGGCTCAAATCCGATTTGGGCACATTCATTCTCCAGTGAGCAAACCGAAGCGGCGGCAGGCCAGCACCCCGGTCGCAATTGACTCGCAGCGCTGCCCGACAACCAGGGCAACGCTCGGATATCTGCGCATCGGCCGGCACTGCGGCCGGTCGGTATGGCGATATCGTTTTCAAAAAGAAAATCGATTTGGTATCTGGATTGCTTCAATCTTCTTTATGAACAATTGATGCAAAGTCAAATTAACCAAATCGATTTGGGCAAAGTAAAGTATACAAAAACTTCTGCAATGCCTGCCGCGGGCCTCGCAATGACCGCCCGCACTCTTGAGGAATTCCATGGCCGACACGCCCAGCCAACGCATCACCATCTCCGACGTGGCCCGTCAGGCCGGTGTTTCACGCACCACGGTCTCGCACGCGCTCAATGGCCGCGGTCAGGTCGACCCGGCCACACGCCTGAAGGTGGAGGAAGCTGCGCGCAGCCTCGGCTACCGGCCCAATCGTCATGCGCAGCGCCTGCGCACAGGCGGCGCCAGCATGATTGCGCTGATGTCATCCATGCCATTCACGGTCTCGGGCGGCCCCTCGCGGCTGGGGTTCTTCATGGAAGTGGCAGCTGTCGCTGCCTCGTCGGCGCTTGAACGCGGCCTGGTCATGGCGCTGGTTCCGCCGCACCGACCCGGCCAGACTTCGCTGAACCTGCTCGATATCGACGGCGCACTGGTCATAGAGCCGCAGGCCGGCGACCCCCAGCTGGCAGAGCTGCTGCAGCAGGGCCTGCCGGTGGTGTCCATCGGCCGCCCGGGTGGCGACAATGTCAACGTGCCCTATGTCGATCTGCTGTCGGGTCCGGCCACACAGATGCTGCTCACGCATATGCTGGCGGCCGGAGCCAGGCAGATCGGGCTGGTGGTCGGCGCCTCGGAGCGCACCTCCTACAGCCAGGCCGAGCAGGCCTATGCAGCCATGGCTGCAGGCCATGGCATGCAGCCTGTGGTGTTGCGCATGGACGAAGCCGAGGGCGAGGACGGAGGCCATGCTGCGGCACAGCAGTTGCTGGGCGAACACCCCGAGCTCGATGCACTGCTGGTCATGGTCGATGCCTTTGCCGTGGGCGCTGCCCGCTACGCCCAGCAGGCAGGCCTGCGCATTCCCGAAGACCTGATGCTGGCCACGCGTTACGACGGACTGCGTGCGCGCAGCTGCGAGCCGCCACTGACGGCACTGGACCTGCATCTGGAGGCTATCGCCCAGCAGGCGGTCGATCTGCTGTTCGAGCATCTGCGCGGCGACACCACGCGGCGCATGGCCACCGGACCTATGCCAGCCCTGGCGCTGCGCCGCTCCACGCAAAGAAAGCCCGGTTGAATCACTTCAACCGGGCTTTCAATCGTCGGAACCCAGGCTATCGGCGCTTGTGAAGACGGCTGCTGCGCCGCTCAGCAGTCACTTCGTCAAGCTGCGGCATACTGCCGAAACACTTCGTCAAGGCCTGCAATCCATTCTTGCTTCTGCGCCTCGCTGGCAAAGCTCGCTTCCAGGCTGTTGCGCGCCAGCTGATAGGCCTCGGGCGCGCCCATGCCCGTGGCGGCAAATAGCTGGGTGTAGTTTTCGTTGACATAGCCGCCGAAATAGGCAGGGTCGTCCGAGTTGATCATGACCTTGAGCCCGGCCGCCAGAAGGCGCGGCAGATTGTGATCGGCCAGGTCCTTGATCACGCAGAGCTTGAGATTCGACAACGGGCAGACCGTCAGCGGTATCTGCTCCTTGACCAGCCTCTGCATCAGCAGCGCATCCTGCTCTGACTGCACTCCATGGTCGATGCGCTCCACGTTCAGCACATCCAATGCGCCCCAGATATAGGCGGGCGGCCCCTCCTCTCCCGCATGGGCCACCAGACGCAAGCCCAGTTGCTTGCAGCGTTCAAACACGCGGGCGAACTTCTCGGGCGGATTGCCCAGCTCGCTGCTGTCCAGCCCGACGCCGATAAAGCGATCACGCAGCGGAAGCGCGGCCTCCAGCGTCTGCAGGGCGCTTTCCTCGCTCAGATGGCGCAGAAAGCTCAGGATCAGCGAGGAGGAAATGCCCTGCTCGATCTGAGCGTCGCGGCAGGCTCGATAAAGACCGTTGATGACGGTCTCCATCGCAACGCCCCGCTCGGTATGGGTCTGCGGGTCGAAGAATATTTCCGTGTGCACCACATTGTCGGCCACGGCACGATCCAGATAGGCACGCGCCATGTCGTAGAAATCCTGCTCATGCAGCAGCACGCTGGCACCCGCGTAATAGATGTCCAGAAAGCTCTGCAGGTCGGTGAATGCATAGGCCGCGCGCAGCGCCTCCACGCTGTCATAGGCCAGAGGTATCTGGTTGCGCTGCGCCAGCGCAAAAATCAGTTCGGGCTCCAGCGAGCCCTCGATATGCATATGCAGCTCGGCCTTGGGCATGGCGCGCAGCAGCTCAGGCAGACGGGCAACATCTACGGCAGGCACGGTGTTCATCTTTATTCTCCTTGGCGCTGCGCGCCATTCAATGTCTAGCCTATCAAACAGGCACAGCTCAGGCCATATGGCCAGCCCGACAGGTCTGCGACTTCGGTCTTGCCGCCACGAGCCCCTCGCTCACCCGCATGGACGCCAATGCGGCAAAGCCTCTCAGGCCGGTCTCAGCAGGTTCCGAAGCCTATCGCCTGGGCCTTCAGGAAGCGGCGATAGGCCGACGACATGCGGTCGGCCGCCGAGTGCATTTCCGCGCGCGGATCCAGCGGCAGGGCCTTGGGCAGCTGCGACTCCAGCACAGGCTGGTCCTGCACAAAGATGGTGTGCTGGAAGGTCTGCAACTGCTCGTCGGTCGATTCAAAGTCCGCGACCGCAAGCCGGAACCAGACACGGCTGGTTTCGGGAGTGACGGGGCAGATGAACAGACCGATCTGCTCGCGCCAGCCCTGCTTGGAGCTGCCCTCTTCGGGAATCTTGGTCAGCACGGCGGTGTAAGCAGCGGTCACCTCGTAGGTGTATTCCACCTCGGCCGCCTGGGTGGAATGCAGATTGGACTGGGGTTGCACGGCCTTGCAACCCGTCGCCAGCACGCCGGTGGCGGTGCTCTCCACCTTGTAGGCGGCAATGGCCGTGGCGTCGCGGCTGCCCAGCCAGCCTTCGTGCACAAAGCCGAAGTGGGACATGTCGAGAAAGTTCTCGATGATGCGCGGTGCACTGGCAGCCACATCGTAGGACCCGCAGTTCACCTTGCGCAGATGCTGGTCCGTTTCGGCAGCGAACACGGGCAGCTGACTGTCGGAAGGCTCAAGTCGCACCCAGATCAGGCCATAGGCTTCCTGCACCTCGAAGGCCTGCACGCGCTGCGATGCAGGGGGCGTGAAATCGGGCACGGCGGGCACTTTCACGCATTGGCCTCCCGATGAGAATTGCCAGCCGTGATAAGGGCATTCCAGATGCCCGTTTTCCACACGCCCCATGGACAGGCGTGCACCACGATGGGGGCAGCGGTCCACAAAGGATTGAACCAGTCCCTCCGCATTGCGCCACAGCACCAGCGGCTGTTCCAGCAGCAGCACGGAAAACGGCGCGCTCACCACATCGGAGGATTGGGCAACAGGATGCCAGAGGGTACGTTCAGTCATGGGGATACTCGTCATTATCGAAATACAAAGGGCCGCTCTGCGGCGGCCCTGTCGCTGCAAGTCGTTTCTGGACGACTGTTAACAGCCAACACTACGCGGCAAACCAGGGGTCTGCCTTGAAGACATGCGCCGCAAGCCGCAATCGGAGCGACAAGGCGGCGCGATGCCTGATCGGCAGTGCTTACTTGGCGTCGCCGCCGGGCACTTTGCCTTCCACGCCCTTGACGTAGAAATTGATGCCTTTGAGGAAGCCGTCGTCGGCAACCTTGTCGGCAGCGATCAGCTCCTTGCCGTCCTGGCCGGTGATTGGGCCCTTCCAGATGGTGAATGTACCTTCCTTCAGTCCCTTTTTCACGTCCTCAACCTTTGCCTTGATCTCGGCGGGAATGTCGTCGGCCAGAGAAACAATGTCGATCACGCCTTCCTTGACGCCCCACCAGGTCTGGCGGCTGCTCCACTTGCCGTCCAGTGCGCTGCGCGTGGAGTCGATGTAGTAAGGCGCCCAGTTGATGATGGACGAGCCCAGGTGAGCCTTGGGGCCGTAGGCCGTCATGTCCGAATCCCAGCCGAAGGCACGCTTGCCTTTTTCCTCGGCCGTCTTCAGCACTGCTGGCGAATCGGTGTTCTGGAACAGGATGTCGGCGCCGCCGTTGATCAGGCTGGTTGCAGCTTCGGTTTCCTTGGGAGGGCTGAACCATTCGTTGACCCAGACCACCTTGGTCTTGATCTTGGGATTCACGGACTGGGCACCCAGCGTGAAGCTGTTGATATTGCGGATGACTTCGGGAATCGGCACCGAACCCACCACGCCCAGGGTGTTGGACCTGGTCATGCCGCCAGCAATGATGCCGGCCAGATAGGCGCCTTCGTAAGTGCGGCTGTCATAGGTGCTGACATTGGCGGCGGTCTTGTAGCCGGTGGCGTGTTCCCACTTCACGTCGGCGAACTCGGGGGCCAGCTTCTGGATCACGTCCATATAGCCGAAGGTGGTACCGAACACCAGCTTGTTGCCCTGCGACGCCATGTCGCGCAGCACGCGCTCGGCATCGGCACCTTCGGGCACGCTCTCCACGTAGCTGGTCTTGATCTTGTCACCGAACTCTTTTTCCAGGGCCTTGCGGGCCTGGTCATGGGCAAAGGACCAGCCACCGTCGCCCACCGGGCCGACATAAGCAAAAGCAATCTTCAGAGGTTCCGGAGCAGCGGCGGCAGGTGCGGCAGCGGGGGCAGCAGCTGGCGCCGGTGCTTCTTCCTTCTTGCCGCAGCCCACGAGAGCGGCCGAGGCCACAGCCGTCAGTGCAGCGACCTTGATCAATGAACGCTTGTGCAAATCAGTCATTAAAGTTTCCTTGGAACAAAGAGTGAGGTTTGAAACCGGCAACAGCGCAGTACCTGGGATGCCGGTTACACCTTGGGCAATATATGCATAAACCGAGCCAAATTGCAGCCCGGTATCCTGAAAACGACAGCGCAAAAAGAAAGGCCCCGAGGGGCCTTTGATCGGACGTCGGTCGGACGTCCCGCAGTCAATGCTTATTTGGCGCCGGGCACCTTGCCCTCGATACCGTTCACATAGAAGTTGATGCTGCGCAGCCAGGCGTCGTCCGCCACCTTGCCGGCTTCCAGCAACTCCTTGCCGGTGTTGTCCTTGATGGGACCTGTCCAGACGGCGAAGGAGCCGTCCTTCAGGCCGGCGCGGGCCTTCTCCACCTTGTCCTTGATTTCCTGGGGCACGTCGTCGGCGATCTTCTTCAGATCGATGGCGCCTTCCTTCACGCCCCACCAGAAGTTGCCGGTCTGCCACTTGCCGGCCAGCGTGTCTTCCACCACCTTGCTGTAGTAGGGAGTCCAGTCGATCACGGCAGAGCCCAGATGGGCCTTGGGTGCGAAGCCGCTCATGTCGCCGTCCTTGCCGAAGGCACGGGCACCGCGCTCTTCGGCCGTCTTCAGCACGGCGGGGGAGTTGGTGTTCTGGTACATCACGTCCACGCCACCGTTGATCAGGCTGTTGGCGGCTTCGGATTCCTTGGGAGGAGCGAACCACTCGTTCACCCAGACCACCTTGGCCTTGATCGAGGGATCGATGCTCTGGGCGCCCAGCACAAAGCTGTTGATATTGCGCACCACTTCGGGAATGGGCACCGAAGCCACCACGCCCACGGTCTTGGTCTTGGTCATGGCGCCCGCCACGATACCGGCCAGATAAGCGCCTTCAAAGGTCTTGGTGTCGTAAACCGCCGCGTTGTCGGCCGTCTTGTAGCCGGTGGCGTGTTCGAACTTCACATCCTTGGCGTCAGCGGCGACCTTTTGCACAAAGTCCTGATAGCCGAAGCTGGTGGCAAAGACCAGCTTGTTGCCCTGGCCGATCATGTCACGCATCACACGCTCGGCGTCGGCAGACTCGGGAACGCTCTCGACCATGGAAGTCTCGATCTTGTCGCCGAACTTTTCCTGAATGGCCTTGCGGCCCAGCTCGTGCTGATAGGTCCAGCCGCCGTCGCCGATGGGGCTCACATACATGAAGCCGATCTTGAGCTTGTCGGCAGCAGGTGCTGCCGCAGGTGCGGCGGCAGGCGCTGCAGGAGCCTCTTCCTTCTTGCCGCAAGCGGTCAGCACCGCCATGGAAACAGCCGACAGGCCGATCATCTTGATCAGAGCGCGTTTGCCCAGAGTCGTCATTGGAGTTGTCCTCTCGTTATTTTTGAAAAGCGGATTGCACCACATTTGGGCATCACGCTCCAGGGTAGAAGGGTTTTCCCAGGGAGGCCGGCATATTGGCCCGAATCCAGGTCGGATTACGCGAGATCAGCACCAGCACCACGATGGTGGCCAGATAAGGCAGCATGGACAGAATCTGGCTGGGCACCTGAACCCCCGTGGCCTGCAGGTGGAACTGCAGCATGGTCACTCCGCCAAACAGATAGGCACCCAGCAGGACGCGGGCCGGCCGCCAGGTCGCAAATGTCGTCAGCGCCAGAGCGATCCAGCCTCGGCCCGACACCATGTTCTCCACCCACAGCGGCGTGTAGACCACGGAGATGAAGGCGCCCGCCAGACCGCACATGGCTCCGCCAAACATCACGGCCATCAGACGGATGCGTCGCACGGGGTAGCCCAGGGCATGGGCCGAGGATGGCGACTCGCCGACCGAGCGCAACACCAGGCCCGCACGCGTGCGGTACAGAAACCAGACCATCAGGGTGGCCAGCACGATGGCACCGTATACGAGCGGGTGCAGTGTGAACAAGGCCGGGCCCACGACCGGCAGATCTGCCAGGCCAGGAATCGAGTACTTGGGCAGCTCGGGCAGCTTGGCCTGTACATAGCCCAGGCCCACAAACGCCGAGAAGCCTGCGCCGAACAGCGACAGCGCAAGACCGGTTGCGTACTGGTTGGTGTTGAACCAGATCACCAGCCCGCCAAAGATGGCGGCCAGCAAGGCCCCGGCGATCATGCCCGCGCCAAAGCCCATCCAAGTATTGCCGGTGTGCACGGTAGCGGCAAAACCGGCAATGGCGGCGCAAAGCATCATGCCTTCGGCGCCGAGATTGACGATGCCCGATTTTTCATTGATCAGCAGGCCCAGGGCCGCCAGCGCCAGAACAGTGCCGGCGCTGAGGGTGGAGCCCAGCAGCAGTGCATAGGATTCCATGGATCAGGCTCCCTTCACTGCAGAAATGGCGCCGCCGACCTTTTTCGCCACCCAGCGGATGCGATAGGCCACCAACGTGTCGCAAGCCAGCAGCGCGAACAGCAGCAGTCCCTGGAAGACGCCGGTCAGCGCCTTGGGCAGGCCCAGACGCGACTGCGCCAGCTCGCCACCGATATAAAACATGCTCATGAGAATGGCCGAGAAAATCATGCCCACAGGATGCAGGCGCCCCACAAAGGCCACGATGATGGCCGCAAAGCCGTAGCCAGCGGGCACATAGGGCGTGAGCTGACCCAGGGGGCCTGCGACTTCCAGCGCCCCCGCCAGACCGGCTGTAGCGCCGGAAATCAGCAACGCCGTCCACAGCGCCTTGCGCGAGGAAAAACCGGCATAGCGTGCCGCCGACGGCGCCAGGCCACCGACCTGCAGCGCGAAGCCGGCGCGCGTGCGAAACAGGAATGCCCACAGCAGACCGGCACCCAGCAGCGAGATGATGACGCCGATATTCATGCGCATGCCCTGCACCAGCCGAGGAATCTGCGTGACGCGTTCGAAGCTCTTGGTCTGCGGGAAGTTGTAGCCCATGGGATCCTTCCAGGGACCGTAGACCAGATAGCCCAGCACCAGCGTGGCCACATAAACCAGCATCAGGCTGACCAGAATTTCGTTGGCGTTGAAGCGGTCGCGCAGCAAGGCGACGATGCCCGCCCAGACCATGCCGCCCAGCATGCCGGCGATCAGGATGGCCGGCACGATCCAGGGTCCTGTGGTCTTGTCGGCCAGCAAGGCAATGCCGCCCGCAGCCACCGCACCGATGACGAACTGGCCTTCTGCACCGATATTCCAGACATTGGAGCGAAAGCACACGGCCAGCCCCAGCGCGATCAGCAGCAAAGGCGTGGCCTTCACGGCCAGCTCGCCCAGGGCATAGCCCGATCTGATGGGTTCCCAGAAAAAGGCCTGCAAGCCCTTGACCGGATCCTTGCCCAGCAGTGCGAACAGGCAGACCCCGACCAGCACGGTGATCAGCAATGCCAGAATCGGCGAGCCATAAGTCCAGAATCTGGATGCCTGGGGGCGTTGTTCCAGCTTAAGCATGGGCACCTCCCTGCACCGCCGCCGCACCCCACAGGCCGCTCATCCATTCGCCAATCTGCTGCACCGTGGCAGCCGCTCTATCCACCGAAGGACTCAGGCGGCCCTTGGCCACCACATGCAGGCGGTCACAAATCTCAAACAACTCGTCCAACTCCTCACTGACCACCAGCACGGCGCAACCCTGGTCGCGCAGCTTGAGAATCTCGCCCCGGATCTGCGCCGCAGCCCCCACATCCACCCCCCAGGTGGGCTGAGAGATGATGAGCAGACGCGGCTTGGCATCAATTTCACGACCCACGATGAACTTCTGCAGATTGCCGCCCGAAAGCGACTGCGCGGCCGAGTTCGGACCGCCAGCCTTGACGTTGAAGCGGCCGATGATGTCCCGCGCCTGCGCCTGCAGCGCCGCCATGCGGATCCAGCCGCCCTTGCCCACTGCGGTCTTGCGCGTCAGCAACAGGTTGTGGGCCAGGCCCATGCTGGGCACGGCTCCGCGCCCCAGACGCTCTTCCGGCACGAAATGCAGGCCCATGCCACGGCGCCGACCCGGCCCCATGCGTCCGACGCCCTTGCCCAGCAACTGCACGGCCTCTGCCTCGGAGCGTGTGTCCTCGCCGGACAGCGCATACATCAGCTCCTTCTGGCCGTTGCCGGAGACGCCTGCAATACCGACGACTTCGCCCGCACGCACCTGCAGCGCAATGCTCTGCAGATCGACACCGAAAGGGTCCTGGCTCCTGAGCGACAGCCCCTGCACGCGCAGCACGGTATCGCCGGTATTCGCCGTGCGGTGCTCCAGCTCCGGCGGCTCCGAGCCGATCATCATGCGCGACAGCGAAGCATTGGTCTCGTTGGCCGGATTGCACTCCCCCGTCACCACGCCGCCGCGCAGCACCGTACAGGCCGTGCACAGCGAGCGGATTTCATGCAACTTGTGGCTGATATAGAGGATGGAGCAGCCTTGCGCAGCCAGGCGGCGCAGCACCACAAACAGCATCTCCACCGCCTGGGGCGTGAGCACCGAGGTGGGCTCGTCCAGAATCAGCACCCGGGGATTGGTCAGCAGGGCACGGATGATTTCCACACGCTGCATTTCGCCGACGGAAAGCGTGTGCACGGGGCGATGCGGATCCACCTCCAGCCCGTAATCGCGAGCCGTGGCCTGAATGTTCTCGATCACCTTGGCCAGTGCAATGCTCTTGTCCAGGCCCAGCCAGACGTTCTCCGCCACGGTCAGCGTGTCGAACAGACTGAAATGCTGGAACACCATGGCAATACCCAGTGCCCGGGCTTCCTGCGGATTGCGGATCTGCACCAGCTTGCCGTCGACCAGGATGGCGCCCTCGTCAGGCTTGACCGCACCATAGATGATCTTCATCAGCGTGGACTTGCCAGCGCCGTTTTCGCCCAGGATGGCGTGGATCTCGCCGGGCTTAACTTTCAGCGATACCTTGCTATTC
This DNA window, taken from Comamonas testosteroni TK102, encodes the following:
- a CDS encoding adenosine deaminase, which encodes MNTVPAVDVARLPELLRAMPKAELHMHIEGSLEPELIFALAQRNQIPLAYDSVEALRAAYAFTDLQSFLDIYYAGASVLLHEQDFYDMARAYLDRAVADNVVHTEIFFDPQTHTERGVAMETVINGLYRACRDAQIEQGISSSLILSFLRHLSEESALQTLEAALPLRDRFIGVGLDSSELGNPPEKFARVFERCKQLGLRLVAHAGEEGPPAYIWGALDVLNVERIDHGVQSEQDALLMQRLVKEQIPLTVCPLSNLKLCVIKDLADHNLPRLLAAGLKVMINSDDPAYFGGYVNENYTQLFAATGMGAPEAYQLARNSLEASFASEAQKQEWIAGLDEVFRQYAAA
- a CDS encoding ABC transporter permease; translation: MLKLEQRPQASRFWTYGSPILALLITVLVGVCLFALLGKDPVKGLQAFFWEPIRSGYALGELAVKATPLLLIALGLAVCFRSNVWNIGAEGQFVIGAVAAGGIALLADKTTGPWIVPAILIAGMLGGMVWAGIVALLRDRFNANEILVSLMLVYVATLVLGYLVYGPWKDPMGYNFPQTKSFERVTQIPRLVQGMRMNIGVIISLLGAGLLWAFLFRTRAGFALQVGGLAPSAARYAGFSSRKALWTALLISGATAGLAGALEVAGPLGQLTPYVPAGYGFAAIIVAFVGRLHPVGMIFSAILMSMFYIGGELAQSRLGLPKALTGVFQGLLLFALLACDTLVAYRIRWVAKKVGGAISAVKGA
- a CDS encoding BMP family ABC transporter substrate-binding protein, producing MTDLHKRSLIKVAALTAVASAALVGCGKKEEAPAPAAAPAAAPAAAAPEPLKIAFAYVGPVGDGGWSFAHDQARKALEKEFGDKIKTSYVESVPEGADAERVLRDMASQGNKLVFGTTFGYMDVIQKLAPEFADVKWEHATGYKTAANVSTYDSRTYEGAYLAGIIAGGMTRSNTLGVVGSVPIPEVIRNINSFTLGAQSVNPKIKTKVVWVNEWFSPPKETEAATSLINGGADILFQNTDSPAVLKTAEEKGKRAFGWDSDMTAYGPKAHLGSSIINWAPYYIDSTRSALDGKWSSRQTWWGVKEGVIDIVSLADDIPAEIKAKVEDVKKGLKEGTFTIWKGPITGQDGKELIAADKVADDGFLKGINFYVKGVEGKVPGGDAK
- a CDS encoding BMP family ABC transporter substrate-binding protein, translated to MTTLGKRALIKMIGLSAVSMAVLTACGKKEEAPAAPAAAPAAAPAADKLKIGFMYVSPIGDGGWTYQHELGRKAIQEKFGDKIETSMVESVPESADAERVMRDMIGQGNKLVFATSFGYQDFVQKVAADAKDVKFEHATGYKTADNAAVYDTKTFEGAYLAGIVAGAMTKTKTVGVVASVPIPEVVRNINSFVLGAQSIDPSIKAKVVWVNEWFAPPKESEAANSLINGGVDVMYQNTNSPAVLKTAEERGARAFGKDGDMSGFAPKAHLGSAVIDWTPYYSKVVEDTLAGKWQTGNFWWGVKEGAIDLKKIADDVPQEIKDKVEKARAGLKDGSFAVWTGPIKDNTGKELLEAGKVADDAWLRSINFYVNGIEGKVPGAK
- a CDS encoding aromatic ring-hydroxylating oxygenase subunit alpha; the encoded protein is MTERTLWHPVAQSSDVVSAPFSVLLLEQPLVLWRNAEGLVQSFVDRCPHRGARLSMGRVENGHLECPYHGWQFSSGGQCVKVPAVPDFTPPASQRVQAFEVQEAYGLIWVRLEPSDSQLPVFAAETDQHLRKVNCGSYDVAASAPRIIENFLDMSHFGFVHEGWLGSRDATAIAAYKVESTATGVLATGCKAVQPQSNLHSTQAAEVEYTYEVTAAYTAVLTKIPEEGSSKQGWREQIGLFICPVTPETSRVWFRLAVADFESTDEQLQTFQHTIFVQDQPVLESQLPKALPLDPRAEMHSAADRMSSAYRRFLKAQAIGFGTC
- a CDS encoding LacI family DNA-binding transcriptional regulator, which encodes MADTPSQRITISDVARQAGVSRTTVSHALNGRGQVDPATRLKVEEAARSLGYRPNRHAQRLRTGGASMIALMSSMPFTVSGGPSRLGFFMEVAAVAASSALERGLVMALVPPHRPGQTSLNLLDIDGALVIEPQAGDPQLAELLQQGLPVVSIGRPGGDNVNVPYVDLLSGPATQMLLTHMLAAGARQIGLVVGASERTSYSQAEQAYAAMAAGHGMQPVVLRMDEAEGEDGGHAAAQQLLGEHPELDALLVMVDAFAVGAARYAQQAGLRIPEDLMLATRYDGLRARSCEPPLTALDLHLEAIAQQAVDLLFEHLRGDTTRRMATGPMPALALRRSTQRKPG
- a CDS encoding ABC transporter ATP-binding protein, with amino-acid sequence MNPPPTHSPSASAPARLQLEGITKRYPAVVANSKVSLKVKPGEIHAILGENGAGKSTLMKIIYGAVKPDEGAILVDGKLVQIRNPQEARALGIAMVFQHFSLFDTLTVAENVWLGLDKSIALAKVIENIQATARDYGLEVDPHRPVHTLSVGEMQRVEIIRALLTNPRVLILDEPTSVLTPQAVEMLFVVLRRLAAQGCSILYISHKLHEIRSLCTACTVLRGGVVTGECNPANETNASLSRMMIGSEPPELEHRTANTGDTVLRVQGLSLRSQDPFGVDLQSIALQVRAGEVVGIAGVSGNGQKELMYALSGEDTRSEAEAVQLLGKGVGRMGPGRRRGMGLHFVPEERLGRGAVPSMGLAHNLLLTRKTAVGKGGWIRMAALQAQARDIIGRFNVKAGGPNSAAQSLSGGNLQKFIVGREIDAKPRLLIISQPTWGVDVGAAAQIRGEILKLRDQGCAVLVVSEELDELFEICDRLHVVAKGRLSPSVDRAAATVQQIGEWMSGLWGAAAVQGGAHA
- a CDS encoding ABC transporter permease codes for the protein MESYALLLGSTLSAGTVLALAALGLLINEKSGIVNLGAEGMMLCAAIAGFAATVHTGNTWMGFGAGMIAGALLAAIFGGLVIWFNTNQYATGLALSLFGAGFSAFVGLGYVQAKLPELPKYSIPGLADLPVVGPALFTLHPLVYGAIVLATLMVWFLYRTRAGLVLRSVGESPSSAHALGYPVRRIRLMAVMFGGAMCGLAGAFISVVYTPLWVENMVSGRGWIALALTTFATWRPARVLLGAYLFGGVTMLQFHLQATGVQVPSQILSMLPYLATIVVLVLISRNPTWIRANMPASLGKPFYPGA